The following are encoded together in the Malaya genurostris strain Urasoe2022 chromosome 3, Malgen_1.1, whole genome shotgun sequence genome:
- the LOC131435886 gene encoding probable serine/threonine-protein kinase DDB_G0291350, with the protein MENSECINTLQHSLMGMQEQIAALETKLKNNEKTNSNKDNNDNSNNNGTSNNNGNNNQKNNKRNKKNNNNNRGKCEKIEKNLQQLVKLEHRMIALVRATKRDVQNSHIAGHRAVMYVQQIKDCLYRLGRKATH; encoded by the exons ATGGAAAATAGCGAATGCATAAATACTCTCCAACATTCACTAATGGGTATGCAAGAGCAGATAGCTGCCCTTGAAACTAAGTTGAAGAATAACGAAAAAACCAATAGCAACAAGGACAATAacgacaacagcaacaacaacggcACCAGTAATAACAACGGCAACAATAACCAGAAAAATAACAAGAGAAATAAGaagaacaataacaacaaccgcGGAAAATGCGAAAAAATA GAAAAAAATCTACAGCAACTGGTAAAATTAGAGCACCGTATGATCGCGTTAGTGCGTGCCACTAAGCGCGATGTCCAGAACAGCCACATTGCTGGACACA GAGCTGTCATGTACGTCCAGCAAATCAAAGACTGCCTCTACCGTCTCGGTAGAAAAGCTAcacattga